The following are encoded in a window of Bacteroidota bacterium genomic DNA:
- a CDS encoding alginate export family protein: MKSKILGAILVSGLFSGALSAQNVRPDTSAHPHKVAAQKSYYVEPGSYGTKRETHPPSYVRELGKTGIKGVENIDWLDVGLDYRTRFEIRHNDLRRPEITTDYPLLLRSRAYLGVKNVIDPFRFAIEFQDSHRINGKFEPDDKEFNRADLIQAYAELHVKHALGRDKLGNARPILLRFGRQAFEFTDRRLIALNSWRNTTNNFMGFRAAIGQENNDWQLDLLALRPVTRLLTEFDQTDHNRDFWAVIGHWRRWADAITIEPYYLGLKQRPARANGNRDRLIHSPGVRLYGWLRNRHINYDVTYTQQFGEDGGLTHRAFALTAEVGYKFQELKTKPRVSFFYGHVSGDKNPNDRNNNRFERFFGFARPWSANDYIIPENIITPKVKVELELLKGVKFDGGYSFYWLASATDRFNNLLGGTKNRDVTGKSGTFLGHELDARVLFKPVKFVDAHIGYTHFVNGSFVKNRQEAALAEHANHSDFLYLELSFNVLDFFKK; the protein is encoded by the coding sequence GTGAAGAGTAAAATCCTGGGCGCAATCCTTGTTTCGGGGCTATTTTCGGGGGCACTGTCTGCACAGAACGTCCGGCCAGATACCAGTGCACACCCACACAAGGTGGCCGCACAAAAGAGCTACTATGTGGAACCTGGATCCTATGGGACCAAGCGTGAAACACACCCACCTTCCTACGTACGAGAATTGGGAAAGACAGGGATAAAGGGTGTCGAAAATATAGATTGGCTCGATGTGGGGCTTGACTACCGGACTCGATTTGAGATACGGCATAATGACCTGCGCAGACCGGAAATCACCACAGACTATCCACTATTACTACGTTCCAGGGCCTACCTTGGGGTAAAGAACGTGATAGACCCGTTCCGCTTTGCCATCGAGTTTCAAGACTCACATCGGATAAATGGAAAGTTTGAGCCGGACGACAAGGAGTTTAACCGGGCCGATCTTATCCAGGCTTATGCCGAATTGCATGTTAAGCATGCACTGGGCAGGGATAAATTAGGCAATGCGCGCCCTATCCTCCTACGGTTTGGACGCCAGGCATTTGAGTTTACCGATAGAAGACTAATTGCCCTGAATAGCTGGAGAAATACGACCAACAACTTCATGGGCTTCCGTGCAGCCATTGGGCAGGAAAACAATGATTGGCAACTGGACTTACTGGCTCTGCGCCCGGTTACCCGGCTGCTTACTGAATTTGACCAAACAGACCACAACCGCGACTTCTGGGCGGTGATCGGGCACTGGAGAAGGTGGGCGGATGCGATAACCATCGAGCCCTATTATCTGGGGTTAAAACAACGACCTGCACGTGCAAATGGCAACCGGGATCGCCTGATTCACAGTCCGGGTGTCCGATTGTACGGATGGCTCCGAAACCGACACATCAATTATGACGTTACCTACACCCAGCAGTTTGGAGAAGATGGTGGATTAACCCACCGTGCTTTTGCCCTGACCGCAGAAGTAGGGTATAAATTTCAGGAACTTAAAACGAAGCCGCGAGTTAGCTTCTTTTATGGACATGTAAGCGGTGACAAGAACCCGAATGATAGAAACAATAATCGATTCGAACGCTTTTTTGGCTTCGCACGACCCTGGTCGGCAAATGATTACATAATACCCGAAAACATTATTACACCCAAAGTGAAAGTGGAACTGGAGCTATTGAAGGGAGTGAAGTTTGATGGAGGATACAGCTTCTACTGGCTGGCCAGCGCTACCGATAGATTCAACAATCTACTCGGCGGCACAAAAAACAGAGATGTTACGGGAAAAAGTGGAACCTTCCTGGGCCATGAGTTAGACGCACGGGTTTTATTCAAACCCGTGAAATTTGTGGATGCGCATATTGGATATACACACTTCGTTAATGGATCTTTCGTAAAGAACCGACAAGAGGCTGCACTGGCGGAACATGCCAATCATTCGGATTTTCTCTACCTGGAATTAAGCTTTAATGTCCTCGATTTCTTCAAAAAATAA
- a CDS encoding LON peptidase substrate-binding domain-containing protein yields the protein MSVLPIFPLQLIAFPGEEVALHIFEPRYLKLVAYCRENNKPFGLVPVFGKRISPVGVCMSVRQIAHQYDDGRLDIRVLAEDPFRIRKFELEPDNSLYHEAEVSILDKDDRYSVELREEVMELYKEFHHLIQTVRVPSVDVNHILSYQLGHTAGLDNEGQLKLLALPSEQHRLHYLRSHFQSILPTLRGVELTRNKIRQNGHIKTIPPADLSDASLGIS from the coding sequence ATGTCTGTGTTGCCAATTTTTCCGCTCCAGCTTATTGCCTTCCCGGGCGAGGAGGTGGCGCTGCATATTTTCGAACCGCGCTACCTGAAGCTGGTAGCCTATTGCCGGGAGAATAATAAGCCGTTTGGCTTGGTACCCGTTTTTGGCAAGCGGATAAGCCCTGTGGGCGTATGTATGTCTGTACGCCAGATTGCGCACCAGTATGACGATGGTCGGCTGGATATACGCGTACTGGCCGAGGATCCTTTCCGGATTCGCAAGTTCGAGCTTGAGCCGGATAATAGCCTTTATCATGAGGCCGAGGTGAGCATCCTGGATAAAGATGACCGCTACAGTGTGGAGCTACGGGAAGAGGTAATGGAGCTGTACAAGGAGTTTCACCACCTGATCCAAACCGTACGCGTACCCAGTGTAGATGTGAACCACATACTGAGCTACCAGCTGGGCCACACAGCAGGGCTGGACAATGAGGGGCAACTGAAGCTGCTGGCACTGCCAAGTGAACAGCACCGGCTGCATTACTTGCGCTCGCACTTTCAGTCGATACTACCCACCCTAAGAGGCGTGGAGTTAACACGCAACAAGATCCGGCAAAACGGGCATATAAAAACGATACCGCCAGCCGACCTGTCTGACGCCAGCCTGGGTATATCCTGA
- a CDS encoding ATP-dependent Clp protease adaptor ClpS, with translation MKAQVQELLQPVTLLETEAEKVLVLYNDDVNTFDWVIQCLMEVCGHTAEQAEQCAWFVHYKGKYAVKHGSYTELEPRCTALLDRRLSAEIH, from the coding sequence ATGAAAGCTCAAGTACAAGAATTGCTGCAGCCTGTTACGCTGCTCGAAACGGAGGCGGAAAAGGTGCTGGTACTGTACAATGATGATGTAAATACCTTTGACTGGGTAATACAGTGCCTGATGGAGGTGTGCGGCCACACAGCTGAGCAGGCTGAGCAGTGTGCCTGGTTTGTACACTACAAGGGCAAATACGCTGTGAAGCATGGCAGCTATACCGAGCTGGAGCCCAGGTGTACGGCCCTGCTGGACCGTAGGCTGAGTGCAGAAATACACTGA